CCCACGGTGGGAGTGCTGGCTCTTTCAGGATTCAGTGATAAACTACAAACAATAGTTTTTGGGTTGAACAAATGTTGGATTAGCAGCCAATGAATtgaatgcattaatgtgtttttggacTCCTGCTGGACATTTAATATCAGAGGGCGTGCTGTTGATGGATTTGACTCTGTGTAATATTGTTTGGTGACATGATGTGCAGAATGAGTAGACAGTagagtgaaaatgtgaaattaagcTGCTGACGCACCGATGGAGTGTAAGGCTCAGCTGGAGGTGTTTGCTGCCTTGTAGGTGACTGAAGTGTAGtgggagatttaaaaaaaaaaaaaaaaaaactgcacacgTGTGCATGCAAGAACACACATGCGTACACACCTTCTCTTTGTAATGCAGCAGtaacacctgctgctgtgtcaggATAAGCctggaaatgagagagaatgGATAAAAGAGTGAGTGAGGCCAGAGGTGAGTCATTTTCTCCCGGCACAGTACAGCGATGGATTATACTGAGATAAGATTACATGGAGACACCCAGCAattaccaaacaaacaaaaaaaaaagataaacaagaTAATAGAACATGAGAGCCCATAGCAGGAAGGTCGTGAGGGTTTCTGAGGTAGAAAACAAGTTTAACTGTTTTTGTCCCTTGGACTGCGAAAATATGATAAGGATACCTCTCCTTTTACAAATCCCATTAAATTGTTCACttgataaaatatttttttctttccttcaaaGCTTCACAGCAGGTTAAAATAGGtttaagtttaaataaaactgaaatgattaatgaatgacattttctgCCGTCAAAAAACTTccaacaaacaagcaaaatcttaatgtgaagaaaacagaaatgatccgcatttcacagttttctgtcaAGCAAACAAAACTTATAATAATGGTTTAATATAATATAagtataataatgataatgtgaaaaaaatccaatagaaacagacaaaaaaaaaaccccacaaagcTTGCCTTTGTGTCTCCCTCTTGTCTGTTGTCACAGTGGGGACATtgttcagcagcagtgaaggAAACCCACCCAGCTGTGGTTATGTCTGAGTTGTATTCGATGCTGATGAGAGATTAGGAAACGGTGGTTAAGTCTACAGTGTGGTGTGCAAGCTATGCGGGTGTTTAGACAAGCTTTGCGGGTGCAGCGGTTGAAGCAATACCTGGACTGAATCTTTTAGAAGCCGCTATTACAAACAACAAATTATGATGATGTGCATTCGGCCTGCACCGTCTTCTCCTAATTATCTACTCTGGAGTTAAATGATGCCGCGAGGACTTCTTAATGCCTCCATTTCCGTGAAGATCTCTCGAGGAGATGTTGCCGGAGGTTCAGGTGGAAGCAATTTGCTTTAAAACGATGTGCTGTAGGTGAAGAGGGTGCAGAAAACAAGGGCTTAAAATCAGTTTATCTGTAGTTAATGTCAGAGAAGTGGTGAAGCATTGGCATTCATTTTTACAGCAAGTCCATTCCTGTGTGTAGAAAGCAAATGTTGGCACAGTGTTCAGGAAGCCACTGgcactgaattaaaaaatacaCTTGATGAGGACACAGGAGAGACTGTTGATTATTGATTACATAACAGGAAACAACTGTAATGCTTTTATCTGATGCCAGACAACCCCACCTAGCGTTTATGTGtgagtacagtatgtgtgtgtgtgtgtgtgtgtgtgtgtgtgtgtgtgtgtgtgtgtgtgtgtgtgtgtgtgtgtgtgtgtgcactcctGGCCTGGCCTGTGTTTGCACATCTGCTCATCTGGAAGCCACATTGAGCTGGTTCATGCAGTGACACTGCCAGAGGCCTGGTTGCAGAGCGCTGGCAGTCTCTGGTCTGCACTGCATCTATTATCCTGTCAGAGCACAGCCGGGGTGCTGTGACTTCATGCCTTCCTGACGGCCAGCTGTGCACGgatatgtgtttattttacatcaCAACAATTAGTGCTAATGCAGAGAATGGGCACTATGACCGACATGCTTATGCGCGCAAAAATAGCAGCTtcacaacagcatcaacacaagCATTtctataaacacacaaatactgatTGAAGTGGATTAGAGAGGGATGGCCAAAACATGTGAGTCATTTCAGGGAGTTTAGGGAAGAAAGTGAGTGATGTTGGTTttattagtttgtgtgtgtgtgtgtgtgtgtgtgtgtgtgtgtgtatgtgtgtgtgtgtgtgtgtgtgtgaagtgggtTATGAAGGGAGTGGCTTTTCTTGCATAATATATCACTACTGCTCGTTTCTGACAGGAAAGCAAACAGTTATTTGTTTTGGACGCGGACGCAGagttcacacagaaacacagtattCATGGGAAAACGGAAACCCTAAAACTCGTCCCCGTATGCAGCGGATGTGTAACGAGCCCCGCGCAGACCTCTCTAAGCAAACCTCTTCAGCAAACAAACCGAGAGCTCAAACATGAACCCGTGAAGTGCTTCAGGTTGAACCCCGATTAAACTCATTCCAGCCTCCAAGGACTCGGTTTCTCTGGCAGATCATTGTCGAGCGTCCAGTGTTGACTCGCTGTGCATCTTGGAAGACATGCTTTAGCTTGGGATGACTCCCAATCAAATCTCTGCCTTCGTTGCCGCCTGTGGTTCATCTGCAATAAAGTTCTACCtgaaaaacagaattaatgCAGGGGGGGGCTGGGGGCAGCAGACGGCCCTGTCTGGTTTTCATGCTAACGCACTTAAAGTATCATGATGAATATATACTGCAAAGCTCTGATTTCCTGAGGAATGTGGTCGCCGTGACTCTCCATAAAGTTTCTGAGACTACACTGTTGGATTTGATTAATGTGACAGCCTGCAGGAATActctttacatattttattcagCAATCACTCTGAGGCGAGATAAAAACAGTTAGAGAATGTTTATCTCGAGGCTCGCTAGCTGATCTTTTTCATTTGCTGGCTTTATTGCTGTTGCATGAGATATTGGAAATGATGTTGGCTGACTCACTTGATCAAGTGTCTCGAATGGGCTAGTCTTTCTTTCTGAGTCCAGTCCAGCTCCTCTCCATGATTGGCCTGCTGGGAGCTGTGCGCTCCGTGCCAGTTTTCTTGTGGAAGCGTTTAATGTGCCACTTTCATGTTAATGgtgttttttctcatctttttttattccccCTGACGTGCTTGCTTTTTTTGGATGGTTTGCCATCACTTCTTCTGCTCTGACTTTCAAACGTGCTTTGCCCAATTATGGATTTGTTATTTGGTGAGTAAGCTCCCCTCTTTATTCTCCTGTCTCAAATGTCATCACTGTTTTGAGTCCAAGAGCTCGTCACACTCTCCATCACTGaggttgtgttttctcctctcagaTGTTAATTCTGCTTAGTTGCTCGGCAAGCTTCTTTTGTTTCCTCATTCGCATTACATACATATTGCAtcttgccatgttttattttgcttttgcaaaAACTGGGAATCATCAACGTGCAGCTCATTGACTGTATGTCCTCCAACACcatgaaattattcattttacaTTATCCCTGATTATcaataattcatgtttttcttgaGCAGCAAATATActaatatacattttatttcatttttggaAGCGTGGTCCTTTATGAGTGCTGTCCTGGGTACATGAAGCTGGAGGGCATGAGAGGATGCCCTGCAGGTAGGTGGCTCCCATCACTATCTATCTGGtcttttattattcttattatccAGTGTGCAAAATTTCTATTAATTGGTACCATTCAACttgtctgtttctgcttcccCCCCAGTGGCTCCCATTGATAATGTTTACGGTACGCTGGGGCTCGTAAAGTCTACAGCCACACAGCAATACGCTGACATGTCAAAGCTGAGAGAGGAAATTGAAGGCAAAGGCTCCTTCACCATGTTTGCACCAAGCAATGAAGCCTGGGATCTGCTGGACCCTGTAAGCAGACaggaaatataaatgaataCAATCACTGACACACTAACTGCCCTTTAACTAATGTTGTGGTTTTCCCAGAGTGTACGTTCTGCTCTGGAGAGCAACGTAAACATCGAGCTGTACAACGCTCTTCACTTCCACATGGTGAACCGCCGTCTTCTGACCAAAGACCTGAAGAATGACATGACTGTCACCTCCATGTACAACGACCTGGGGCTCTACATAAACCACTACTCAAATGGGGTCGGTTTACCCACACAACACTGCATGAATCCATGACCGAATAGTGTCTGTAAAAAGACGTCTGACCTGAATGACTTGGCTCATTACAAACCTTCCTCTCTGTGAAGATCGTGACAGTGAACTGTGCCAGGATCATCCATGGTAACCAAGTGGCCACAAACGGCGTGGTGCATGTCATTGATCGGGTCATCAGCGCCGTGGGCAACACCATCAAGGAAGTCCTGGATGTCAACGATGATCTCTCCTCCTTCAGTGTATGCAAAACGCTCAACACAATGTGCTTGAAGTGGAACGCGTGTAAACATACTGATAAACTGgtttaaaaataatattcatTGATTTGTTACTCAGGCTGCGGTGTTGGCTGCTGGCATGATGGACAAGCTGGACCAGCCTGGCCACTATACTCTGTTTGCCCCCACTGATGAAGCCTTTGACAGACTGACTCCAGGTTATCTGGAGCGCATCATGGAAGATAAGGATGTTATTGCAGGTACATTGTACATGTGATACACTAAAGATAATATAATCTACTAGCATGCCATGTTGTCATTGGTTTTGCTATGCAGAGGTTTAGAGCACTTGCAGTAAATATCTTTAGCCATGATGGCCTTCTCATTGTTCTCAGTGAGATCAGATTGCTGTCCTCCCCGACAAAACCTGCGAGTGAGTAAATTGAGGTGGTggcaaatcagccccagactccctaaaaaaaatcaacattttgtgaGTTATTGAATTGGGGGAAACTTTTATAAACTATGTGAAACACTATCTAcaacaaattcttaattatttttccctaaccctaaccctaacccattcATACCCATCAAATAAAGGAGCgggtacacactcacacacacaagcatgtcCACAAACCACACAATGAAAGTGGGAAATTCTAGTCTCCACAGTGGCAGCTTATCTGCTTATTTGCTGAGTCACCGACCCACAAGGAGCCTCTATAAGCATGCAGCCAGTTTGCGGTGTCCTCTGCGACCGGCTCCCTCTGGGAACACGGTATGACCTCAGATAAATTCTCAGACACTTGGCAAACAGGCTTTGCTGACCAACCATGTTAGAACATCTTCCAAAGTAAAGATGATATGGAGCCTTGATTCAACAAGGGAAGGCCGCAGAGTAATTTGGCCCACAGTGCGGCACTAATTGTACTTGAGTTTTTGTGGGTTTGGAAGGGTTTTTACTGTTGTCATTGCATTGCTGTAGCAGACCACATTTGCTTGCCTAATTTGACAGTTGGCCTCAGTCGGAGGTGTAATTCCATATGTCAATATTGAGAGAAGTGCGTAAATATTTCTAAAAGAGCTGAGAGACTATGCATTCGTGTCCGTGTGTGTTCGTGTATTGAGTAATGATCCTGACTGTGTACTGCGTAACCAGATTACAAAAATAACTACAGGCAAGTCTATAAACATGCAAAATCTGATCACTGAATTTGTCTACTTCTCTCTCACACTTTGACCCTCCTACTCAGCCCTGGTGAACTACCACCTGCTGAACAGCGTCCAGTGTTCAGAGGCCATCATGGCGGGGTCAGTGTATGAGACCGCAGAGGGCAGCACCATAGAGATCGGCTGCGACGGAGACAGTCTGACGGTGAACGGCATCAAGATGGTGCTGAAGAAGGACATCGTCACCACCAACGGCGTCATCCACCTCATTGACCAGGTGCTCATCCCTGACTCaggtaaaacacattttgattttcaaTCCAACTTCTCCCTCAGGGAGACTTGTTCAAATTATGTGGATATATCGTTTATCTGTGATGACCATCATGTCATGTTTATCGTATCGTTATATCAGCCAAGGAAGGGATGGACCTGATGGGAAGCTCCCAGAGCACTTTCAGCGACATGGTGTCCGAACTAGGCTTAGCTGCTGCCATGGGTCCAAAGACAGAGTACACACTGCTTGCTCCTGTCAACGCTGCCTTCACTAGTGAGTTGATCTCCAGAAACGTTCTTGTTGCCTTTTCACTCCTTTTTTTGACTTTTAAAGACACACCcagaaatgttttatcaggACCGGCATCTCTGATTACCCAAGTCATCTCAAATCTGtaacttttctctgtttatcagACGAAGTGATGACAACAGAGCAGAGCCGTCTGAGGACCATCTTGGAAAACCACATcttgaaactgaaaataacactgaGCGAGCTCTACAACGGACAGCTGCTGGAAACGCTGGCTGGCAAACTGCTCCGAGTCTTCATTTACCGCACTGTgagaactctgtgtgtgtttgtgtgtgtattgttgcaCCAGAGAGTCAAACAGCGTCAGGAAGGAATGGGAAAGAAAGATAAGTGTCGGCTTCCATCGTGGAAATCTGAAAGCCATTACTGGGCTCCTTACCAAGTGTTAACATGATTTTGCTGTATTTCAACTGTAAACAAACGCCATAAAACAGCTAATTAGTCCAGCTCTTGGCAGAtgaagtgtgtttctgctctggcGGTTCAGATATTAGAAGCAGCTGCTTTAATTTGTTGAAAGAAATTCTTCTTTTTGATTGACTGCAATTAAATGGGACAGTGAGACGAGCTAAGCTTAAGAGTTTCCAGATTTTTACAGTGACttttttagatagatagataagactttattaatctcacagtggagaaattcactcttacagaagctcttcagaacacacaagggggggatgcaaacagcaaatggaggtgcaaataagaacaataggatcaataaagtgcaaaataagaacaaacggagcaataagttacaactgtgcaaaccaaaaaaacaaaatgtaaaaaatgtaaaaaaaataaataaataaaataaaggaaataaggtatcctatgtacagtaagtttaagaaatatatatatgtatatagaaAGTGTCTAGAAAGTGTCTTTTTCCCAGCAGTAGTgaatttggatgtttggatgtttgtaatctaatgaataatgaataatttagaCCTCTAACCCTGCTCTCTTAATATTGTGCCTTGCTTTAGGCTGTGTGCATAGAAAATTCATGTATGGTGCGTGGCAGTAAAGAGGGAAGCAATGGTGCCCTCCACGTTATGAAGTCCCTCAtcaaacctgcagagaaaacaataTACGAGCTCCTGATTGCTGACGGACGATTCAAGTAAGAACTACTTCTTCTGCTGAGCTTCTCTTCTCTTATATTCATTATCAGTCAGACCAGATAtagtgatgtttttttgtggtCCAGTTCTAGTCACTCACTGTGTTGACTGATCAACAAAGATAATCTCGGGAAATATCCTGTAGTTTGGTCTCAAGTTTCCACTTGAGACCACAGTGGCCACTGTGGAGTAAAAGTTACGTAGCCTTGCCTTAAGGTGATTGATGCGTTAGTACAGCATGTGATTTTCCACATTATAAAATGGCATATGTATCTgatgcatggaaaaaaaagtcgacacatgatttaaaatacatatataaacatCTCCATATACACTTAAAGTGACATGGGTACTCATTTTTGTATGGCAGTTTGCCACACCCACATCACAACGGAGAAATATCGCATTACATAAGGTTTGAGCTGGGATTAAGTACAACAGCGTCACGAGATCCAACACAGGAAAAGTGAGATCGAAATTGAGTTGTGGTGTGAAGAGAACGTTACcgtcttcacaataaaagtgtTATCGGCAGCGCTTGGCCGTGCACATTTCACAGTTTCTGGCTCTGTGGCAGATATTGGCACCAGCAGAGGCTGATGATGAATAATTCAGGAGGCAGATGTGTGACTCAGTGGGACCACACAGTGTAACAAAGTGTAACACAAATCCCAGCCCGAACTCCCTCGTATCACATCGCCAAAACCATAATCCCCCTGTCTAAAGTGAGCAACACATGAGCGGTTTTTGGTCCAAATGTGACATATACTGTTATACGGTCTCTTCACAGCACAGAACTCAATGGCTGCCCCAAAAtgtctgcattttgttttttatttctgcttctgtgGATTGTACAACATAATCGACACTATCATTTCCATGAGCCCCAGAGTGTGCAAATTGCCTCCACATTGCTCTCAAGTTTAGGCTTCATTTCACTCCCACAGTGCTCTATGTCGCTTCTGTGAACTGATGActttcttgtttcctttctttcatttcatctgaaatgcaggattttcctgtCGCTGATGGAGACAGCAGGTCTGACTGATCTGCTGAAGCAGGAAGGCTCCTACACCATCTTTGCACCAACTGACGATGCCTTTGATGGTCTCAGTAAAGAGGACTTTGCTCTGCTCAAAAGTGAGTTCTCCACTTAAATGAACACATATCCACATCCTTTCATCACATCTCCCTCTTGAAGACTTTAAAGttatataatgcagggatgtgGCAAGGAAAATAAGAATGCTAGCTCTCCTCTACAGTCTGAAAACCATGTCGGCCTTGTGTTGTCACTGACAGGTGATCTGAATGCTCTGAGGATCATTCTGCTGTACCACTTCAGCAATGGCGTCTTCATCAATGGAGGATTAGAGGGAGGAGTAACCAATCTGCTCAAAACACTCCAGGGCAACAACCTGCAAGTTATGTCTGTACGTAACAATCAGCCATCAGTTCATTTGTGTCCTCAGAATCAAAGACGCGGGACTAATCTCTCTGCTATTCGATGTTTGTGCATCCATGATTATACCCCACAGCCTAGCTGGCCAGAGGCTAATTTTCAATTCTTGCCCACTTTTGATTGAAAAAAGGTGTTTtgggaaaagcaggaaatctccagttgaagaagaagcagatggGACAATATCCAAGGGGAGATTGTTCTTATGAGAGCATATTTATATTGTGTAATCAAGTTTTGAATGACCACACGTAAACACAtttcttccccttttctctGAGCCACCATTGTAAGACTTAAACCCAATCTTTCTTCACGTTCTCATTCAAACAATAGCATCAAAGAGCCAGTGCTAATCTTTTACTTCAAAGGTGGATATTACTGGAGAAAGACCAGAACTAACAAATCCTGGCCGCCTGTCATTTCCATCAACACCCACTCTTTGCATTCACCCACCGCTCCCCACCTCCCCTTCAAATGTCCTCCACCTGCCTTTTGCCTCTGTCTGCCTTGCTCTTGCTCGTCAGTCGTCGTTTCGGCTTTATCATTTCACCCATTACCTCAATtctgccctccctctccctcctatCGTGCTATCAGGTTATCAGCCAAGGTCTCATATCAGGCCTGCAGGACTTCCTTAATGGACACAGGAAGGTTTGTTTGACATAATTCACCCACAGAAGGGACAGTGATTCATGGAAATCTGTGGTTAGGTTTTTAAAAACTGGATTGAGGCTGAAATGTGAATGATGTGGCTCAATTTAGTGGGCGAGTGggtgagaggaagcagaggaaaagggaaaTCTATCCCTTACTTACTCAGCACGTCCACCTTCGGTCACCTCCACGGAGATGATTAAATTGCAGGAAATTAATCATGAAATGGAATTCCCAGATCTCACGTCAATGGAACAGACTGCCTGGGATTCCTATTAACTCACACCTCACCTAAAAACCTCTCATGTCAAGCTATTCTTtaaaaaagtgtaaatgtgTAAACGTCTTGCACaatttctgtgcttttttttacaaGGCAGTAGTTGGCTGAGCTCAAAAAATAACAATGTGTATATTGAAACCCTCGAAAAAAGGGCgcacatacattttttattgcttGTTCCAGGTCAACAACTCTATCCACGTCAACTCTGTGGATGTGCCAGACAGTGACCTGATGGCAACAAACGGCGTGATCCACGTGGTGAAGAATGTTCTCTATCCCGCCGGTGAGAACAGCCTACATTATTATACATTCATGCAACGTGCAGTCAGGCTTGGATGCCTTATGTTATGTTCTTCTGATGGTGTATATTACTTACAGACCTTCCTGTGGGCCGCCAGGACCTCCTGGTCCTCCTGAAGAAGCTGATTAAGTACATCCAGATAAAGGTAGACAAAGAGAAAATACTCGTATACTGTCTGAATACGCATAAGTCAACGAGAGGTTTTCATtctgttctgctttctgttctTTAGTTTGTTTATGGATTTTCTTATGCTGAGATCCCTCTGACCTTCCTCAGTAAGTTTCCTGAATGCCACTATCACTGTGTGACGTCTGAATGTTATTGCACCTGCAGCAACTTAAAACTCCTTGTGTTACTTCACAGAGAGGACCATCACAACCACACATTACATTGAGACAGGTAAGGCTGCTTGACATGGTCGTACAGTAGATTTATCTTTAGTGGAGATATACGAATGCCTTTGAAACTCATTCATGTTCTTTGTTTAAAAATTAGCATCTGTTCTTAAAGTGAAATccaacctgcagccacatgcatATTACACGCATATCATTGCTCCATTCAGGCTTCTTCCATTGTCGTCCTCAAGCACCTCTGACTATCCACTCTCACTATTGCTTAAGCCCTCTTGGACCTCTTGGCATGTTTAATCAGCTCCTTTAGGGATGAGGTAATTAGGCTGTCAAAGCATAATAGGGTCAGAGACCATAGAGGACTCTTGGATGTTGTTCATTTACTTGGGCTGAGTCCAGTGCGCTTCCACACAGACGGGGAGTATGCCTTGATGTATTGGGTAACATAGGAGAGACGAAGTCCAACCCGTGCACATTACATGGAGTATAGAGCTGAAGGTCCGGACCTCCAGGGGATTTCATTTTTAGGTTGCTATAAATTTATATGATGTAATTATGATTTCTATTTTCTACTATTTTTGGCAGAATGTTAATAGTTTTCGCGCTCTAGGCCCTCGGCCTTTCATCAAACAAAAGtatgtgaaaaggaaaaaatcacTCTTTGCTTACAAGTAGGCGTTGCTTTGTTTTATggccacagaagaagaaaaggattGCTGCTGCCGAAGAGGCTCTGTCTACGTCTTCCTTAAAGGGAGGCAGAAAGtgggagaaaaggagggattAACAAGGATACAGAGGGCAGCTGCAGATTTATTGCACCATTTATTGCACAGTTTTTCATGAGACTGAGCAGCTCCAGTAGAAGTTTTAAAAGTACGGACACTGTGCGGTGTTACCTGCTGATATGTATTATCACACTGAATAATGAATTCTCTAGGATGTGATTCATGGGTTAACCTTCCTGAATAGGAGATGGACTCACcctaaagcaaacaaacaattcCTTATcttgatttatatatatattttaagcGTCTTCAGTCATAATGGCATTGGCCTAAATTCCAAGAAGTTCCACAGGAAGAAATAAACCTGGATATGAACAATAACCTACACATATGGTCGTAAAACCGTGCAGAATACACACTCTCATTTTTGCACAAACACAATTATAAACTACATCATTATATCATCTACGTTCATGGATGGAATAATCTATCATGCAGGTCATGTTTCATTTATAATAGTATACACTCACAAAGGAGAGCAGCCACAGTTCTAAGCATAAATGACCAAAGTCTATTAATGACtgtctctgacagacagacgcGAGTCTGGCTCTGATTACCGGACTAGGCCAGGCGTCATGGGACCTCAGGCCAAAGATTAAAAGCTCtctgatacaaacacacatctgtcagCTTTCATCTATTTAGAGCTCATATGAACACTGTCACATTAAAAAGTCATCGCCCAGAagcagaaaatataaaagaagagaaagaatgTCCCTGGCTGAAGTTTCTGTTGACGCTGATTCAAAGGAGGAGTTGTAGGGTTTTGCAGAGGTATCTAGCCCCATATGGGATTTCACTGACTGCAGAAAAATATGTTAAAGGATTAAGTaacatgtcacattttctcattttcaaatcaGTAGACAATCCTTTAAGTAACAAATCTTGTACATGTTATAATATAACCATGTCTGTAATGTGATGCTTCAGACTCAATACAGAGGGGAGAATTAAATCTGTCCATAGGGTCAGCTGAGGGGgcgtagcagcagcagctattaaagcctttttttttctgtgatgcaATCTAATGTCCTTCACACACCAGCCTGTATTTGTTCTGCATGCCTTGATAACTTCAAACTCCTTCTTGGCTTGTCTTG
Above is a genomic segment from Chelmon rostratus isolate fCheRos1 chromosome 14, fCheRos1.pri, whole genome shotgun sequence containing:
- the postna gene encoding periostin isoform X2; this translates as MHQLLVVASVLVALCSLGSVDSSAYDKIVTHSRIRARKEGPNVCALQQVLGTKKKYFSTCRNWYKGSICGKKAVVLYECCPGYMKLEGMRGCPAVAPIDNVYGTLGLVKSTATQQYADMSKLREEIEGKGSFTMFAPSNEAWDLLDPSVRSALESNVNIELYNALHFHMVNRRLLTKDLKNDMTVTSMYNDLGLYINHYSNGIVTVNCARIIHGNQVATNGVVHVIDRVISAVGNTIKEVLDVNDDLSSFSAAVLAAGMMDKLDQPGHYTLFAPTDEAFDRLTPGYLERIMEDKDVIAALVNYHLLNSVQCSEAIMAGSVYETAEGSTIEIGCDGDSLTVNGIKMVLKKDIVTTNGVIHLIDQVLIPDSAKEGMDLMGSSQSTFSDMVSELGLAAAMGPKTEYTLLAPVNAAFTNEVMTTEQSRLRTILENHILKLKITLSELYNGQLLETLAGKLLRVFIYRTAVCIENSCMVRGSKEGSNGALHVMKSLIKPAEKTIYELLIADGRFKIFLSLMETAGLTDLLKQEGSYTIFAPTDDAFDGLSKEDFALLKSDLNALRIILLYHFSNGVFINGGLEGGVTNLLKTLQGNNLQVMSVNNSIHVNSVDVPDSDLMATNGVIHVVKNVLYPADLPVGRQDLLVLLKKLIKYIQIKFVYGFSYAEIPLTFLKRTITTTHYIETVPAIEKVTRVIETEPTVTKVVIEGEPIITKVTRVIEGDPSVTKVTRVIEGDPSVTKVTRVIEGDPSVTKVTRVIEGDPSVTKVTRVIEGDPSFTKVTRVIEGDPSFTKVTRVIEGDPSFTKVTRVIEGDPSFTKVTRVIGGRDRGADGQTVTGPDFSKITTIHSNPNLIDEESERITKIIKEGGRFAAARRAPAGMRRRARLVRRHHKPRE
- the postna gene encoding periostin isoform X1, with translation MHQLLVVASVLVALCSLGSVDSSAYDKIVTHSRIRARKEGPNVCALQQVLGTKKKYFSTCRNWYKGSICGKKAVVLYECCPGYMKLEGMRGCPAVAPIDNVYGTLGLVKSTATQQYADMSKLREEIEGKGSFTMFAPSNEAWDLLDPSVRSALESNVNIELYNALHFHMVNRRLLTKDLKNDMTVTSMYNDLGLYINHYSNGIVTVNCARIIHGNQVATNGVVHVIDRVISAVGNTIKEVLDVNDDLSSFSAAVLAAGMMDKLDQPGHYTLFAPTDEAFDRLTPGYLERIMEDKDVIAALVNYHLLNSVQCSEAIMAGSVYETAEGSTIEIGCDGDSLTVNGIKMVLKKDIVTTNGVIHLIDQVLIPDSAKEGMDLMGSSQSTFSDMVSELGLAAAMGPKTEYTLLAPVNAAFTNEVMTTEQSRLRTILENHILKLKITLSELYNGQLLETLAGKLLRVFIYRTAVCIENSCMVRGSKEGSNGALHVMKSLIKPAEKTIYELLIADGRFKIFLSLMETAGLTDLLKQEGSYTIFAPTDDAFDGLSKEDFALLKSDLNALRIILLYHFSNGVFINGGLEGGVTNLLKTLQGNNLQVMSVNNSIHVNSVDVPDSDLMATNGVIHVVKNVLYPADLPVGRQDLLVLLKKLIKYIQIKFVYGFSYAEIPLTFLKRTITTTHYIETVPAIEKVTRVIETEPTVTKVVIEGEPIITKVTRVIEGDPSVTKVTRVIEGDPSVTKVTRVIEGDPSVTKVTRVIEGDPSVTKVTRVIEGDPSFTKVTRVIEGDPSFTKVTRVIEGDPSFTKVTRVIEGDPSFTKVTRVIGGRDRGADGQTVTGGSRYTTENEPYIIEGPDFSKITTIHSNPNLIDEESERITKIIKEGGRFAAARRAPAGMRRRARLVRRHHKPRE